In Brachypodium distachyon strain Bd21 chromosome 2, Brachypodium_distachyon_v3.0, whole genome shotgun sequence, one genomic interval encodes:
- the LOC104582704 gene encoding em protein H5: MASAQERSELDRKAREGETVVPGGTGGHNLEAQEHLAEGRSRGGQTRKEQLGEEGYREMGRKGGLSTMEESGGERAAREGIEIDESKFKTKS, encoded by the exons ATGGCGTCCGCTCAGGAGAGGTCGGAGCTGGACCGCAAGGCCCGCGAGGGTGAGACCGTCGTCCCCGGAGGCACCGGCGGCCACAACCTCGAGGCGCAGGAGCACCTCGCCGAAG GGCGCAGCCGCGGCGGGCAGACGCGCAAGGAGCAGTTGGGCGAGGAAGGGTACCGCGAGATGGGGCGCAAGGGAGGGCTGAGCACCATGGAGGAGTCCGGCGGGGAGCGCGCCGCTAGGGAGGGCATTGAGATCGAcgagtccaagttcaagacCAAGTCCTAG